A DNA window from Acetobacter aceti NBRC 14818 contains the following coding sequences:
- the gloB gene encoding hydroxyacylglutathione hydrolase: MSITVLPIPALSDNYVWMLTDTETGMVGVVDPGESAPVRAAIEAHGGRLDTIFLTHHHADHTGGAETLRDRYGARIVGAAADAARLPALDQAVRAGDRVAFGDSQALVLETPGHTLGHIAYYFDDPASLFCGDTLFSLGCGRLFEGTPEQMYASLHEFDALPDETLVYCGHEYTASNARFALSVSPDNKALQQRAEEVSRLRAEGRPTVPSTLGSERACNPFLRASSSAELGKLRRQKDLA; the protein is encoded by the coding sequence ATGTCGATTACCGTTCTGCCCATTCCGGCTCTTTCCGATAATTACGTCTGGATGCTGACGGATACGGAGACCGGCATGGTCGGCGTGGTCGATCCCGGCGAAAGCGCGCCGGTCCGGGCGGCCATTGAGGCGCATGGTGGACGGCTGGACACCATTTTTCTGACCCATCACCATGCGGATCATACAGGCGGTGCTGAAACGCTGCGTGACCGGTATGGTGCCCGGATTGTCGGCGCGGCAGCAGACGCGGCCCGTCTCCCTGCCCTTGATCAGGCCGTCCGTGCCGGGGATCGGGTTGCATTCGGGGACAGTCAGGCTCTGGTGCTGGAAACGCCGGGACACACGCTGGGACATATTGCCTATTATTTTGATGATCCCGCCTCGCTTTTCTGTGGCGACACCCTGTTCAGTCTGGGATGCGGCCGTCTTTTCGAAGGCACGCCGGAACAGATGTATGCCAGCCTGCATGAGTTCGACGCCCTGCCAGACGAAACGCTGGTGTACTGCGGTCATGAATACACGGCTTCCAATGCGCGCTTCGCCCTTTCCGTGTCACCTGACAACAAGGCGCTTCAGCAACGTGCAGAGGAAGTCTCCCGCTTAAGAGCGGAAGGTCGCCCGACTGTTCCCTCCACTCTTGGATCGGAACGGGCATGCAATCCTTTTCTACGCGCTTCTTCCTCAGCCGAATTGGGTAAGCTGCGTCGACAGAAAGAT
- a CDS encoding methyltransferase domain-containing protein, with the protein MAKLRWCCVWMTYDTVRIMLDEVRSADVFYDTSAGAGVVRLLARRLTARWPDLRGLNLLGLGYTAPFLSEWRDQSALTVAAHLGTVPDTMLHRHEADCVVSCSHLPFPDLSFDRILMVHALETAPSGRELLRSVWKVLRDNGKLILIVPNRRGLWALSDTTPYGQGTPYSQRQVRRLLQEGMFHVETCETALYPPLFPLLRSPRLSTAIERAGETVLPACGGVVILEAVKNLWGGVPLTVGKRTFSLRRRLVEAE; encoded by the coding sequence ATGGCGAAACTCCGGTGGTGCTGCGTCTGGATGACTTATGATACTGTACGCATCATGCTGGATGAAGTTCGTTCTGCTGACGTATTCTATGACACATCGGCGGGTGCCGGAGTGGTGCGTCTTCTTGCCCGGCGTCTGACAGCCCGCTGGCCTGATCTTCGGGGACTTAACCTCCTCGGGTTGGGCTATACAGCGCCTTTTTTGTCGGAATGGCGCGATCAGTCGGCGTTGACGGTAGCCGCTCATCTCGGAACGGTTCCCGACACGATGCTGCACCGTCATGAGGCTGATTGCGTTGTCAGTTGCAGTCATTTGCCTTTTCCCGATCTGTCATTTGACCGGATCCTTATGGTGCACGCGCTGGAAACCGCACCGTCAGGACGCGAGCTTCTGCGTTCAGTGTGGAAAGTCCTGCGTGATAACGGGAAACTCATTCTCATAGTCCCCAACCGGCGCGGTCTGTGGGCGCTGAGCGATACGACGCCGTATGGGCAGGGAACGCCTTACTCCCAGCGTCAGGTGCGTCGGCTATTGCAGGAAGGCATGTTCCACGTCGAGACATGCGAAACGGCCCTTTATCCGCCGCTGTTTCCCCTTCTGCGTAGTCCGCGTCTCAGCACGGCCATTGAACGGGCCGGAGAGACGGTCTTGCCTGCCTGTGGCGGTGTGGTCATTCTTGAGGCGGTTAAAAATCTGTGGGGAGGCGTTCCGCTGACTGTAGGAAAACGAACGTTCAGTCTGAGGCGTCGTCTGGTGGAAGCTGAATGA
- a CDS encoding YdcF family protein, with protein sequence MAATTSMKTRQAKWGWWRAVGLFLTACISLFVIGFGLFLRSALRAPDLPPISDGIVALTGGNGRVETSLSLLKQGRGRLLLVSGVDPKVTLQELAPDLPAGLSERITLGREATSTAGNATETKHWVKANKLHSLIIVTAGYHMWRAEVEIGRMLPGVRLSPYTVQPPAMKRPFTRGTWNLLLREYGKFLLACIGPVKAFRHTVDAT encoded by the coding sequence ATGGCTGCGACGACTTCCATGAAAACAAGGCAGGCCAAATGGGGCTGGTGGCGTGCAGTGGGTCTGTTCCTCACAGCTTGCATCTCGTTGTTTGTTATCGGCTTTGGGCTCTTTCTCCGCAGCGCCCTGCGTGCCCCCGACCTGCCACCTATTTCAGACGGAATCGTCGCCCTGACCGGCGGCAACGGACGGGTGGAAACATCTCTTTCGCTGCTGAAACAAGGCCGGGGCCGCCTGCTGCTCGTCTCAGGTGTCGACCCCAAGGTCACGTTGCAGGAACTGGCACCCGATCTTCCCGCGGGACTGAGCGAGCGGATCACTCTCGGTCGCGAAGCTACTTCTACAGCTGGCAACGCCACGGAAACGAAGCACTGGGTGAAGGCGAACAAGCTGCACAGCCTGATCATTGTCACTGCCGGCTATCATATGTGGCGGGCAGAAGTGGAAATTGGACGGATGCTGCCCGGCGTTCGTCTCAGTCCCTATACTGTGCAGCCCCCTGCCATGAAGCGTCCTTTCACACGCGGCACATGGAATTTGCTGTTGCGGGAGTATGGCAAGTTCCTGCTGGCCTGCATCGGTCCGGTCAAGGCGTTCCGGCATACGGTGGATGCGACCTGA
- a CDS encoding cell division protein FtsX — MNKHKRVRDGLALSRALPDRSLLTMVAAMSLLIALTFTAAVGAQSLSERWARGAANLITVQVPDPDKAPVTDSHTTGGSRIEAVLGTLKTAPDIVQLHRLDEQELDALLKPWLGNTGTAALPLPAVIEVDLTSGGILSDDLVSTLTTIAPGTLIEKNDDWRSQLHTVARSLLFCAGLAIALVGTIGAAVIGMATRLGLGSRRESVTILHELGASDGYVARRFASRVAGLSFLGGLAGTLVSLPPIAILSHLMAPFSGAVSTTTQSGENWFPILKDSLLAFWHGAAPQSLMIGLGCIPFVVTLIGWITAQVIVRVWLRRLP; from the coding sequence ATGAATAAGCACAAACGGGTCCGTGACGGCCTTGCGCTGTCCCGGGCGCTCCCCGACCGTAGCCTGCTCACCATGGTCGCCGCCATGAGTCTGCTCATCGCGCTGACCTTCACAGCTGCCGTCGGCGCCCAGAGCCTGTCCGAACGATGGGCGAGAGGAGCTGCCAATCTGATCACCGTGCAGGTGCCTGATCCGGACAAGGCACCGGTGACAGACAGTCACACCACAGGTGGTTCTCGCATTGAAGCGGTGCTCGGTACACTGAAAACAGCGCCGGATATCGTGCAACTGCACAGACTGGATGAGCAGGAACTCGATGCTCTCCTGAAACCCTGGCTTGGCAATACAGGAACGGCGGCGCTTCCTCTGCCAGCCGTGATTGAGGTCGATCTTACTTCAGGCGGCATCTTGTCAGACGATCTTGTGTCGACCCTCACCACCATCGCGCCAGGCACGCTCATTGAGAAGAACGATGACTGGCGCTCCCAGCTTCACACCGTCGCCCGCAGCCTGTTGTTCTGCGCCGGGCTGGCTATAGCGCTTGTCGGCACGATCGGCGCAGCGGTCATTGGAATGGCGACCCGTCTGGGGCTGGGCTCGCGGCGTGAAAGCGTGACCATTCTCCACGAGTTGGGCGCATCCGACGGCTACGTCGCCCGACGTTTCGCCTCCCGCGTGGCTGGCCTGTCTTTTCTGGGCGGTCTGGCCGGAACGCTGGTCTCCCTCCCCCCGATCGCCATCCTTAGCCACCTCATGGCGCCTTTTTCGGGAGCCGTTTCGACCACCACGCAAAGTGGGGAGAACTGGTTTCCCATCCTGAAAGACTCTCTGCTGGCCTTCTGGCATGGAGCCGCGCCACAGTCCCTTATGATCGGACTGGGCTGCATTCCTTTTGTCGTCACGCTGATTGGGTGGATCACGGCGCAGGTCATCGTGCGGGTATGGCTGCGACGACTTCCATGA
- a CDS encoding cell division ATP-binding protein FtsE encodes MIRLRDVSWHHGTLPHEGQATLRNISLAIPQGGFRWLLGPSGAGKSTLLRLLHMEALPRSGDMEILGTEIGSRSKRSTLARLRQRIGMIHQDFRLMPTLSVADNIALPLRLQKRMEGEIAQEVDALLDWLGLVERKKARPVELSGGEQQRTAIARAVIMRPSLLLADEPTNALEDSQAARVIGMLRELSDLGTTVIVATHNDTLVQRFPAPALQLRQGRLFSDE; translated from the coding sequence ATGATCCGGCTCCGTGACGTCTCCTGGCATCACGGCACTCTGCCGCATGAAGGTCAGGCCACACTCAGAAATATCAGCCTTGCGATTCCGCAGGGCGGCTTCCGCTGGCTGCTCGGCCCTTCCGGCGCAGGCAAGTCAACGCTGCTGCGTCTTCTGCATATGGAGGCGCTGCCCCGCTCAGGCGACATGGAAATTCTTGGCACCGAAATCGGATCGCGCAGCAAACGTTCCACCCTCGCCCGCCTGAGACAGCGAATCGGAATGATCCATCAGGATTTCCGCCTGATGCCAACCCTTTCCGTCGCCGATAACATCGCCCTGCCCCTGCGGCTGCAGAAGCGCATGGAAGGTGAAATCGCACAGGAAGTGGATGCTCTGCTGGACTGGCTGGGACTTGTTGAACGCAAGAAAGCGCGCCCTGTCGAACTCTCGGGCGGCGAGCAGCAGCGGACGGCCATTGCCCGCGCCGTGATCATGCGTCCAAGCCTTCTGCTGGCGGATGAACCGACGAATGCCCTGGAGGACAGTCAGGCGGCACGTGTTATCGGCATGCTGAGAGAACTGTCGGATCTGGGAACCACCGTCATCGTCGCAACGCATAACGATACGCTCGTCCAGCGCTTTCCCGCACCTGCGCTGCAACTCAGGCAGGGGCGGTTGTTCTCCGATGAATAA
- a CDS encoding zinc ribbon domain-containing protein — translation MSAARAIAQHERGTRMLIVCPSCGIKYNVPVSYLMKDRTLKCAGCGASWFVKAVPPSAAETADPPSVVPALPPVQKPVVPQPDEQVATSVPAEPAKPALPDTAAVSEETPASSAASEQPKAPEETVSQPDHQFVAAASEPTEAQAEAPATSVAPEAHPAPSVAESQSQKPEAPLPDEHSAARQVEPVKAQEEQTATPPATAAETVEAEPSPVAGENSTSVPREEPLQSEPPVQNEEQEIRQEQAAEPAEVPEPVAAVPDVPAAEEAGQPDRTEEQKSDSESHSEAPPAEVQEPVAPQPAVEPDEEKFSTLSESPTNQHFSTRITPLQDKTHSNSQGSEASEDGYEKPFSFLDLPIESSPVAPRLAEPAAPEKKVVYRSIWDDEPESSASQPTGFGTKPEEDPHEWREKDLDEHFSVENTRFAGTGYQDENLVESSDNRDHLKDISGQPHAEHEAEAFRDHVEKSDEQSADDLPSPVPQDGAFDDVITRLRAARNNPGGQESAQPHISEDTEQTTAAPWVPVWDRVSESDEGATPASAEEHHEAVWDHAEAAEEKAPSEHVETVEEAKTEEEPAAAPRYVTPAIDISSRLRSDVLKRVEHADDGPGSFLESPAFWRKAWIASGVGAVVVLAACTHWFGALRHLWPALNLL, via the coding sequence GTGTCTGCGGCCAGAGCGATTGCGCAGCACGAGAGAGGAACCCGGATGCTGATTGTCTGCCCGTCCTGTGGCATCAAATATAATGTGCCTGTGTCTTACCTGATGAAGGACAGGACATTGAAATGTGCAGGATGCGGCGCCAGCTGGTTTGTCAAGGCAGTCCCGCCATCCGCTGCTGAAACCGCAGATCCGCCATCTGTTGTTCCAGCGCTGCCCCCGGTGCAGAAGCCGGTCGTTCCTCAGCCGGACGAACAGGTGGCGACGTCTGTGCCTGCGGAACCAGCCAAGCCGGCTCTTCCCGATACTGCCGCGGTGTCAGAGGAAACTCCGGCTTCATCTGCGGCCTCGGAACAGCCGAAAGCACCTGAAGAGACAGTTTCTCAGCCGGATCATCAGTTCGTCGCAGCGGCCTCCGAACCAACTGAAGCTCAGGCAGAAGCGCCGGCCACCAGTGTGGCTCCTGAGGCTCATCCTGCCCCATCAGTTGCTGAATCACAGTCTCAGAAACCGGAAGCGCCACTGCCCGATGAACACTCTGCAGCCAGGCAGGTTGAGCCGGTAAAAGCTCAGGAAGAGCAGACTGCCACGCCACCAGCCACTGCAGCTGAGACGGTGGAAGCTGAACCGTCGCCTGTTGCCGGGGAAAACTCGACATCGGTTCCTCGCGAAGAACCGCTTCAATCCGAACCGCCCGTTCAGAATGAAGAGCAGGAAATCCGTCAGGAACAGGCCGCTGAGCCAGCAGAGGTCCCTGAGCCTGTTGCAGCAGTGCCGGATGTCCCGGCGGCCGAAGAAGCAGGCCAGCCTGATCGGACGGAAGAGCAGAAGTCAGACAGTGAGTCGCACAGCGAAGCGCCGCCAGCCGAAGTGCAGGAGCCTGTTGCGCCACAGCCCGCTGTCGAGCCGGACGAGGAGAAATTTTCCACTCTTTCTGAATCGCCGACTAACCAGCATTTCTCTACGCGCATCACGCCCCTTCAGGACAAGACACATTCAAATTCCCAAGGCTCTGAAGCCTCGGAAGACGGATACGAAAAGCCCTTCAGTTTTCTCGATCTCCCTATTGAGTCTTCCCCGGTAGCACCGCGGCTTGCTGAACCGGCTGCGCCAGAGAAGAAAGTCGTTTATCGCAGTATCTGGGATGATGAGCCTGAATCATCGGCGTCGCAGCCGACCGGTTTTGGGACCAAGCCGGAGGAAGATCCTCATGAATGGCGGGAAAAGGATCTCGACGAACATTTCAGTGTGGAGAATACTCGTTTCGCCGGTACGGGTTATCAGGATGAAAACCTGGTTGAGAGCTCCGACAATCGGGATCACCTGAAAGACATCTCCGGGCAGCCGCATGCAGAGCATGAAGCCGAAGCGTTCCGGGATCATGTGGAAAAGAGTGACGAACAGTCAGCTGATGACCTGCCGTCACCAGTGCCGCAGGATGGTGCGTTCGATGACGTCATCACGCGTCTGCGGGCTGCCAGAAATAATCCTGGCGGACAGGAAAGCGCCCAACCTCACATTTCGGAAGATACGGAACAGACGACGGCTGCTCCCTGGGTGCCGGTGTGGGATCGTGTCTCTGAATCAGATGAAGGAGCAACACCTGCTTCTGCTGAGGAACATCATGAAGCGGTCTGGGATCATGCTGAGGCAGCAGAAGAGAAAGCGCCCTCCGAGCATGTTGAAACAGTAGAAGAGGCCAAGACAGAGGAAGAACCTGCCGCTGCTCCGCGGTATGTCACGCCGGCGATTGATATATCCAGCCGCCTGAGAAGTGATGTTCTCAAGCGTGTCGAACATGCTGACGATGGGCCTGGTTCTTTTCTTGAGAGCCCCGCTTTCTGGCGCAAGGCATGGATTGCCAGTGGCGTAGGAGCCGTTGTTGTGCTGGCCGCATGCACGCACTGGTTCGGGGCATTGCGTCACCTCTGGCCAGCGCTGAATCTGCTCTGA
- a CDS encoding BaiN/RdsA family NAD(P)/FAD-dependent oxidoreductase — translation MSGKRQETFDAVVIGAGAAGLMTALTAGQRGKRVLVLDHNDEPGRKILISGGGRCNFTNLQTVPDRFLSQNRHFARSALARYKPADFLALVEKHDIAWHEKTLGQLFCDDSAQQILAMLLDECAKGDVTIRLSETIRDVRFSDRFTVETGTLTIEARSLVLATGGLSIPKLGATGLAHRLARQFDVPLVSPSPGLVPLQANIDDLGWMPALSGVSLPVRVQNGKTAFEEAMLFTHKGLSGPAILQISSFWKPGQSIRIDLLPDKNAFETLRAARTGRSRAHAVAILSEQMPRRLAEVLGPRLLGEKAAAEWPDKLLRAAAETLKNWQFTPSGTEGYAKAEVTTGGVDTKALSSRTMASTALPQLYFVGEAVDVTGWLGGYNFQWAWASGHAAGTALSE, via the coding sequence GTGAGCGGCAAACGGCAGGAAACATTCGACGCGGTCGTCATCGGTGCGGGCGCTGCGGGGCTGATGACGGCTCTCACGGCCGGACAGCGCGGCAAGCGGGTGCTGGTTCTGGACCACAATGATGAACCGGGACGAAAGATCCTGATCTCCGGTGGTGGGCGGTGTAATTTCACCAACCTGCAAACCGTGCCGGACCGTTTCCTCTCCCAGAACCGACATTTCGCCCGTTCAGCATTGGCGCGTTACAAACCTGCCGATTTTCTGGCTCTGGTCGAAAAGCATGACATCGCATGGCATGAAAAGACGCTCGGGCAGCTCTTCTGCGATGACTCCGCCCAACAGATCCTCGCCATGTTGCTGGATGAATGCGCCAAAGGCGACGTTACGATCCGCCTCAGTGAAACCATCAGGGATGTGCGGTTCTCGGACCGCTTTACGGTGGAAACCGGCACCCTTACCATAGAAGCCCGCTCACTCGTTCTGGCAACCGGCGGCCTTTCCATTCCCAAGCTTGGCGCAACGGGACTGGCGCATCGTCTGGCCCGTCAGTTTGATGTTCCGCTGGTCTCTCCCTCACCCGGCCTTGTGCCCTTGCAAGCCAATATCGACGATCTGGGCTGGATGCCTGCCCTTTCTGGCGTGTCTCTTCCTGTCCGCGTGCAGAACGGCAAGACGGCTTTCGAAGAGGCCATGCTGTTTACTCATAAGGGACTTTCGGGTCCGGCCATTCTCCAGATTTCGTCTTTCTGGAAACCCGGTCAGTCCATCAGGATTGACCTGCTGCCAGACAAAAATGCCTTTGAAACCCTGCGAGCTGCCCGCACGGGACGATCACGCGCCCATGCCGTGGCCATCCTGTCGGAACAGATGCCGCGGCGACTTGCTGAAGTGCTTGGGCCGCGTCTGTTGGGAGAGAAGGCCGCTGCCGAATGGCCTGACAAGCTGCTTCGCGCGGCAGCGGAAACCCTGAAAAACTGGCAATTCACTCCCTCTGGAACCGAAGGCTATGCCAAGGCCGAAGTCACCACGGGCGGCGTGGATACCAAGGCGCTTTCGTCCCGCACCATGGCCAGCACCGCCCTGCCGCAGCTTTATTTCGTCGGAGAGGCGGTGGACGTCACAGGATGGCTTGGAGGCTATAATTTCCAGTGGGCCTGGGCGAGTGGTCACGCGGCAGGAACCGCTTTGTCCGAATGA
- the rpsI gene encoding 30S ribosomal protein S9 yields MSETIERTGTLADLKDVAPQVVASEAPVYEVKRDAQGRSYATGRRKESVARVWIKPGKGDVTVNGRPIGTYFARPVLRMLLTQPFLVTDRYNQFDVVCTVVGGGLSGQAGAVRHGISRALTHYEPELRGVLKAAGFLTRDSRQVERKKYGKAKARRSFQFSKR; encoded by the coding sequence ATGTCTGAAACGATTGAACGCACAGGCACGCTCGCCGACCTCAAGGACGTTGCTCCTCAGGTTGTAGCTTCAGAAGCACCTGTCTACGAAGTAAAGCGTGACGCTCAGGGCCGTTCCTACGCCACAGGCCGTCGTAAAGAGTCCGTCGCTCGCGTCTGGATCAAGCCCGGCAAGGGTGATGTCACGGTGAACGGTCGCCCCATCGGCACTTACTTCGCCCGTCCGGTCCTGCGCATGCTGCTCACACAGCCGTTCCTTGTGACCGACCGTTACAACCAGTTCGACGTTGTCTGCACCGTCGTTGGTGGTGGTCTGTCCGGTCAGGCTGGCGCTGTCCGTCACGGCATCAGCCGTGCGCTGACGCACTACGAGCCGGAACTGCGCGGCGTTCTGAAGGCAGCCGGGTTCCTAACCCGTGACTCCCGTCAGGTTGAGCGTAAGAAATACGGTAAGGCCAAGGCCCGTCGTTCCTTCCAGTTCAGCAAGCGCTGA
- the rplM gene encoding 50S ribosomal protein L13, with product MKTTRSLKPAEVTKNWILIDAEGLVLGRLATLVAARLRGKHKPQFTPHVDCGDHVVIINAEKVKLTGNKVDQKLFHYHTGYPGGIKQRTITQRLNGKHPGEVVEKAVERMITRGPLQRAQMRNLHVYAGSEHPHDGQQPVKLDVAAMNRKNTAIAKSGV from the coding sequence ATGAAAACCACCCGCTCGCTTAAGCCCGCGGAAGTGACGAAGAACTGGATCCTGATCGACGCCGAAGGGCTCGTTCTTGGTCGTCTCGCCACTCTTGTTGCTGCGCGTCTGCGCGGCAAGCACAAGCCGCAGTTCACCCCGCACGTTGATTGCGGCGACCATGTCGTCATCATCAACGCCGAGAAGGTGAAGCTCACCGGCAACAAGGTTGACCAGAAGCTTTTCCATTACCACACCGGTTATCCGGGTGGCATCAAGCAGCGCACGATCACGCAGCGTCTGAACGGCAAGCACCCCGGCGAAGTCGTCGAGAAGGCTGTCGAGCGCATGATCACACGTGGCCCGCTGCAGCGCGCCCAGATGCGCAACCTGCATGTCTATGCCGGTTCCGAGCATCCGCATGACGGCCAGCAGCCAGTGAAGCTGGATGTCGCCGCGATGAACCGCAAGAACACCGCCATTGCGAAGAGTGGGGTCTGA